In one window of Henckelia pumila isolate YLH828 chromosome 1, ASM3356847v2, whole genome shotgun sequence DNA:
- the LOC140888934 gene encoding eukaryotic translation initiation factor 3 subunit D-like produces the protein MVGFELGSVPVNSDGWGPPDASAAAVPNQPSNVPFAPFSRSDKLGRIADWTRNMSHTARPGSKQGQHISESAFDFAGDDSFATLAADEDSSFRLVDTSAKSHHHNHNRPKFNPRWRFNPHHNNRSQLPQRRDEEAESRKREAEKERGRRDKWYNLNRSQMSQRRESSAFKSSVDIQPEWNMLDQIPFSTFSKLSFSVPEPEDLLICGGLEFYDRSYDRITPKNCRALERFKSRNFFRVTTTDDPVIRRLANEDKAAVFATDTILSTLMCATRSVYSWDIVIQRVGNKLFFDKRDGSQLDLLSVHETSQESLPDAKEDINSMQSLSVEAAYINQNFSQQVLIRNGNKVTFEEPNPFANEGEDVASVAYRYRRWKLDDDMYLVSRCEVHSVVDTNNQRSFLTLNALNEFDPKYSGVDWRQKLETQRGAVLATELKNNANKMAKWTTQALLAGADMMKLGYVSRVHPRDHFNHVILAVVGYKPRDFGAQINLNTSNMWGIVKSIVDLCMKLKEGKYVLVKDPSKPQVRIYDVPQDAFDNDYVEEPLAEEEQVQPPSETADGGDAIVTTNEVEDDEIGKEAA, from the coding sequence ATGGTCGGATTCGAACTTGGATCGGTGCCGGTCAACTCCGACGGGTGGGGTCCGCCAGATGCCTCCGCCGCCGCGGTGCCTAACCAGCCCTCAAACGTGCCCTTCGCCCCTTTCTCCCGCTCCGATAAGCTTGGAAGGATAGCTGATTGGACCCGGAATATGTCCCATACTGCTCGACCTGGATCCAAACAAGGCCAGCACATCTCCGAATCTGCCTTCGACTTTGCCGGAGATGACTCCTTTGCGACACTCGCGGCCGACGAGGATTCATCCTTCCGTCTCGTCGACACTTCCGCCAAGTCGCACCACCACAACCATAATCGGCCTAAGTTTAACCCTCGTTGGAGGTTCAATCCCCATCACAACAACCGCTCGCAGCTCCCCCAGCGCCGAGATGAGGAAGCTGAATCTCGTAAACGCGAAGCCGAAAAGGAAAGGGGGCGCCGAGACAAGTGGTACAACCTCAATCGCTCGCAGATGTCGCAGCGTCGTGAGTCTTCCGCTTTCAAATCCTCGGTGGATATTCAGCCAGAATGGAATATGCTCGACCAAATCCCCTTCTCGACTTTTTCGAAGCTCTCCTTTTCGGTTCCCGAACCTGAGGACTTGTTGATTTGTGGCGGGCTTGAATTTTATGACAGGTCTTATGATCGGATTACCCCAAAGAACTGTCGTGCGTTGGAGCGCTTCAAGAGCAGGAATTTCTTCAGAGTTACCACTACGGATGACCCTGTAATTCGCCGGCTGGCTAATGAGGATAAAGCAGCGGTTTTTGCGACTGATACTATTTTATCGACTCTCATGTGCGCCACCAGATCAGTTTACTCGTGGGATATTGTGATTCAGCGAGTTGGGAACAAGTTGTTCTTCGATAAGCGTGATGGGTCTCAGCTGGATTTGCTTTCTGTGCACGAGACATCCCAGGAATCCTTGCCTGATGCAAAGGAGGACATTAATTCGATGCAGTCATTGAGTGTGGAGGCTGCCTATATTAATCAGAATTTTTCCCAGCAGGTTTTGATCAGGAACGGGAATAAGGTGACTTTTGAGGAGCCAAATCCATTTGCCAATGAAGGGGAAGATGTGGCATCAGTTGCCTATAGGTACAGGAGGTGGAAACTGGATGATGACATGTATCTTGTATCCAGGTGTGAAGTGCATAGTGTGGTGGATACGAATAACCAAAGGTCGTTTTTGACCCTTAATGCATTGAATGAGTTCGATCCTAAGTATTCAGGTGTGGACTGGAGGCAGAAGCTGGAGACGCAGAGAGGTGCAGTGTTGGCTACTGAGTTGAAGAACAATGCAAATAAGATGGCAAAATGGACTACACAGGCTCTGTTGGCTGGCGCTGATATGATGAAACTTGGGTATGTGTCGAGGGTTCACCCGAGGGATCACTTTAACCATGTGATACTGGCGGTGGTAGGGTACAAACCTAGGGATTTTGGGGCACAGATTAACTTGAATACATCGAATATGTGGGGTATTGTGAAGAGTATTGTAGATTTGTGTATGAAGTTGAAGGAGGGCAAGTATGTGCTGGTTAAGGATCCATCTAAGCCTCAGGTGCGAATTTATGACGTCCCACAGGATGCTTTTGATAATGATTATGTGGAGGAGCCTCTGGCAGAGGAAGAACAGGTTCAGCCTCCAAGCGAGACTGCAGATGGAGGGGATGCAATTGTTACCACAAATGAAGTGGAAGATGATGAGATTGGCAAGGAAGCTGCTTAA
- the LOC140876289 gene encoding non-classical arabinogalactan protein 30, with the protein MASLRNASLFLLLLQLISTVFSTEDPYHHHPNVPTPTPSPSPALKPAPTVPTIKSPPHPPAKPPSYPPSPTPRNFVAVQGVVYCKSCKYVGVDTLTGAAPLAGAVVKLQCNNTKSHSEEQTKTDKNGFFFFMPHKVTTSGSHKCKVFLVSSPLATCQDPTNLNGGASGATLKPTKLPVTTPDKKLPFKLFTVGPFAFESLKKLPCK; encoded by the exons ATGGCTTCCCTCCGAAATGCttctctttttcttcttcttcttcagctAATCTCCACAGTCTTCTCCACTGAAGACCCCTACCACCACCACCCAAATGTCCCTACACCTACTCCAAGCCCCTCACCAGCACTCAAACCAGCTCCCACTGTGCCAACCATCAAATCTCCGCCGCATCCACCGGCGAAACCACCGAGCTACCCTCCATCTCCGACGCCGAGAAACTTCGTGGCTGTTCAAGGTGTTGTGTATTGCAAGTCATGCAAGTACGTCGGAGTCGACACTTTAACCGGCGCAGCCCCTCTTGCtg GAGCGGTGGTGAAGCTGCAATGCAACAACACGAAGTCGCACTCAGAGGAGCAAACAAAGACAGACAAAAatggcttcttcttcttcatgcCACACAAGGTTACCACATCTGGTTCCCACAAATGCAAGGTGTTCCTAGTCTCTTCTCCGCTCGCCACGTGTCAGGATCCCACTAACCTCAACGGCGGAGCCTCCGGTGCTACTCTGAAGCCCACCAAGCTACCGGTCACCACCCCGGACAAGAAGCTGCCCTTCAAGCTCTTCACTGTCGGACCCTTCGCCTTCGAGTCCCTCAAGAAACTGCCATGCAAATGA
- the LOC140875039 gene encoding VQ motif-containing protein 4, with protein MENPPAIQETNAPSPSLLPSPNSHSSNSSSSSNGFLHHHTPPQPITRSEPNNPYPTTFVQADTTSFKKVVQMLTGSSETARMASRPEPVRSPIPPIKTGAKKDKSSSKLYERRSSLKHFKISPLGPGLANTRPGILAGHSGTPRPGTPEILSPSILDFPSLVLSPVTPLIHDPFNRSPVHLQMAAANCNNMDVEAEEKAIKEKGFYLHRSPANTPRDSEPRLLPLFPVTSPRVATSSNASNS; from the coding sequence atGGAAAACCCGCCTGCAATCCAAGAAACCAACGCTCCATCTCCATCTCTTCTTCCTTCCCCCAACAGCCACAGCTCCAACAGCTCAAGCAGCAGCAATGGCTTCCTCCACCACCACACACCGCCGCAACCAATCACTAGATCTGAGCCAAACAACCCCTACCCCACCACCTTCGTCCAGGCCGACACCACCTCCTTCAAGAAAGTCGTCCAAATGCTCACCGGCTCATCGGAGACCGCCCGCATGGCCTCCAGGCCCGAACCTGTCAGAAGCCCGATCCCGCCCATCAAGACCGGAGCAAAGAAAGACAAATCCTCTTCCAAGCTCTACGAACGCCGCAGCAGCCTCAAACACTTTAAGATCAGCCCTCTGGGCCCTGGCCTAGCCAACACTCGGCCGGGGATTTTGGCCGGGCATTCCGGCACACCCAGGCCCGGCACGCCGGAAATTCTGTCTCCCAGTATTCTTGATTTCCCTTCGCTGGTTCTCAGCCCGGTCACGCCTCTGATACATGACCCGTTCAACCGGTCGCCCGTTCATCTCCAAATGGCTGCGGCCAATTGCAATAACATGGACGTGGAGGCAGAAGAAAAGGCCATTAAAGAGAAAGGTTTCTACTTGCACCGGTCGCCGGCGAATACTCCGAGGGATTCGGAGCCCCGGCTGCTGCCTCTATTTCCGGTGACGTCGCCTAGAGTCGCGACTTCTAGTAATGCATCTAATTCTTGA